Proteins encoded in a region of the Homalodisca vitripennis isolate AUS2020 unplaced genomic scaffold, UT_GWSS_2.1 ScUCBcl_4832;HRSCAF=11241, whole genome shotgun sequence genome:
- the LOC124373108 gene encoding uncharacterized protein LOC124373108, with protein sequence MEQYSRRNCLEIQGIPEEKNENVLDIVKDVGRALGMDVSEEMIDTCHRLGQKDSGYRGPRGIIVKFVRRLDREALLQKRRERKKDFSTRHLSLDRPSDVLVYLNESLSPMRRKLLAKARMLKRDRGYKYIWLRNGNILLRKEEGSAVIQIKTQADLDKL encoded by the coding sequence ATGGAGCAGTACTCGCGGAGGAACTGTCTGGAGATCCAGGGAATTCccgaagaaaaaaatgaaaatgttctggATATTGTCAAGGACGTTGGTCGCGCACTGGGCATGGATGTCAGCGAGGAGATGATAGACACTTGCCACAGATTGGGCCAGAAAGACAGCGGTTATAGAGGACCACGAGGTATCATCGTGAAGTTCGTCCGTCGTCTGGACAGGGAGGCGCTCCTGCAGAAGAGACGTGAGAGGAAGAAGGACTTTTCCACTCGTCACCTTAGTCTTGACAGGCCGTCGGACGTTCTCGTGTACTTGAACGAGTCTCTGTCACCGATGAGGAGGAAGCTGCTGGCCAAGGCGAGGATGCTCAAGAGGGACCGCGGCTACAAGTACATCTGGCTGCGCAACGGCAACATCCTGCTGCGTAAGGAAGAAGGATCTgctgtaattcaaattaaaacccaGGCTGACCTTGATAAGTTGTAG